The following coding sequences are from one Natrarchaeobaculum sulfurireducens window:
- a CDS encoding 30S ribosomal protein S6e, producing the protein MASFTVVVGDPDSGLTYQLEADGQDANRFMGKSIGEEVDGGAVGLDGYTLEITGGSDDAGRPLNPDVDGSNVEEVLMTGRQIGYKPSRDGERRRITVRGREISDAVAQINASIVDRGSADVDELLGDGDDADE; encoded by the coding sequence ATGGCAAGTTTCACTGTCGTCGTTGGCGACCCCGACTCCGGGTTGACCTACCAGCTCGAGGCGGATGGACAGGACGCAAACCGATTTATGGGCAAGTCGATCGGCGAGGAAGTCGATGGCGGCGCAGTCGGACTCGACGGCTACACGCTCGAGATCACCGGCGGGTCGGACGATGCCGGCCGACCGCTCAATCCCGACGTAGACGGCTCGAACGTCGAAGAGGTCCTGATGACGGGACGCCAGATCGGCTACAAGCCGTCGCGTGACGGCGAGCGCCGACGCATCACGGTTCGCGGACGCGAAATCTCCGATGCGGTCGCACAGATCAACGCCTCGATCGTCGACCGCGGCAGCGCCGACGTCGACGAGCTGCTTGGCGACGGCGACGACGCCGACGAGTAA
- a CDS encoding polyprenyl synthetase family protein: MTERTPPSEQSIVAEQPSEGVAPGVQRIASESIPTRDRSPAVLLCRLGGEIGAKATDETSPRPVGRTVEPLANAVAHFEGYVRLRRDLLWTDRYDRPADRDAAILAGDYLHAAAYAELADVPTTDRRAVALYRTLVRASTTLATTLRSSASTRETSTAEPDVRPDAILAGTAGSLGATAVGAADDVGAALERYGRSLLTAVDAHPAAVAIASSAETAHSSEDNGARQTVVQLLSDPLAFDSSTSRDDLPAPDDQAGQAATATLESSLERARNAVETLEAATGESAAGRTPLGRLERATRIPFEDVLESDG; this comes from the coding sequence ATGACCGAACGAACGCCACCGTCCGAGCAGTCGATCGTTGCCGAGCAGCCGTCCGAAGGGGTTGCTCCCGGAGTCCAACGTATCGCTTCAGAATCGATTCCGACGCGTGATCGATCGCCTGCAGTCCTCCTCTGTCGACTCGGCGGGGAGATCGGGGCCAAAGCGACCGATGAGACCTCGCCGCGGCCGGTCGGCCGAACCGTAGAGCCGCTCGCAAACGCCGTCGCCCACTTCGAGGGATACGTCAGGCTCAGGCGTGATCTGCTGTGGACCGATCGATACGACCGACCGGCAGACCGAGACGCCGCCATCCTGGCCGGTGACTATCTCCACGCCGCCGCCTACGCCGAACTCGCCGACGTTCCGACGACCGACCGGCGAGCCGTTGCGCTCTACCGAACGCTGGTCCGGGCCTCGACGACGCTCGCGACCACACTCCGATCGTCCGCGTCGACTCGAGAAACGAGCACCGCGGAGCCCGACGTTCGTCCCGACGCAATTCTCGCCGGAACGGCGGGATCGCTCGGTGCGACCGCCGTCGGCGCGGCCGACGACGTCGGAGCCGCACTCGAGCGGTACGGACGATCGTTGCTCACCGCAGTCGACGCCCATCCGGCTGCGGTTGCCATCGCCTCGTCGGCAGAGACTGCCCACTCATCGGAGGACAACGGGGCCCGGCAAACGGTCGTACAGCTCCTTTCGGATCCGCTTGCGTTCGATTCGTCGACGAGCCGGGACGACCTCCCAGCGCCCGACGACCAGGCCGGGCAAGCGGCGACCGCTACGCTCGAGTCGTCGCTCGAGCGGGCCCGGAACGCCGTCGAGACGCTCGAGGCAGCGACCGGCGAGTCGGCCGCCGGTCGAACCCCGCTCGGCCGCCTCGAGAGGGCAACACGGATTCCGTTCGAGGACGTACTGGAGAGCGATGGCTGA